One window from the genome of Haloprofundus halobius encodes:
- the dcm gene encoding DNA cytosine methyltransferase, producing MSDAWSVDEDIEENRHNWSEKAQHRPPRDGASRSDAPKVIDLFCGPGGLSQGLEQAGFESVLGVDIHEPSIETFQRNHPHAHAILGDIREINKRADDDRDIFDVIDDERVDVDTLLGTVAEDALSGEELAVLTAGIPCQGFSIANRKQHDEDERNYLFEEFVRAVKILEPRFVLVENVSTMKAAKDGEFVEAVVECLQRLGYATDYRVLSAEEYGVPQKRKRLFFMGARNGHPLTWPKPTHADDPRTISEALSDLPAVDAGEQTERYDSEPLSAFAESMRETPAGADIEDGRLHNHEAPNHRQTTVDRVKNTEPGEPMYDRFRQRIRLHPDQPGPTIIAGGIRPQFQYGHPEQSRGLTVRERARIQSFPDHYVFEGGVVQGRVQTGMAVPPLLAQRLGEAIATNYRAKPFREKLLEWGEENRREFPWRTPDCSPYEVFVAQMLLQRALPENAEPVYRDFTDRYPDFGTLKGASEDELAEILRPLEPNDEYAKAFRKIASKLVFSGIPDSEEKLLDLPHVERYVANATLCFGFGRRRPVVDENVARLYARVFDLNVEDGHLDDEYLWDFAGSLLPEDDFERYSMALLDHAAEICTATSPDCDRCPVSDECDCYE from the coding sequence ATGTCTGACGCTTGGAGCGTAGACGAGGACATAGAGGAGAACCGTCACAACTGGTCAGAGAAAGCGCAACATCGACCACCGCGTGACGGGGCGTCACGGAGCGACGCCCCGAAGGTTATCGACCTGTTCTGCGGTCCGGGAGGGCTCTCTCAGGGACTCGAACAGGCGGGGTTCGAGTCCGTCCTCGGTGTCGACATCCACGAACCGTCTATCGAGACGTTCCAGCGGAACCATCCGCACGCACACGCCATCTTGGGGGACATCCGAGAAATCAACAAGCGCGCCGACGACGACCGCGACATCTTCGACGTCATCGACGACGAACGCGTCGACGTCGACACCCTCCTCGGGACCGTTGCCGAGGACGCGCTCAGCGGGGAAGAACTCGCCGTCTTGACCGCTGGAATCCCCTGTCAGGGGTTCTCGATCGCAAACAGAAAACAGCACGACGAGGACGAGCGAAACTACCTGTTCGAGGAGTTCGTCCGGGCGGTGAAGATTCTCGAACCGCGGTTCGTTCTCGTCGAGAACGTCTCTACGATGAAGGCCGCGAAGGACGGCGAGTTCGTGGAGGCCGTCGTGGAGTGCCTCCAGCGGTTGGGCTACGCGACGGACTATCGAGTGCTGAGCGCGGAGGAGTACGGCGTTCCGCAGAAGCGTAAACGCCTCTTCTTCATGGGTGCGAGAAACGGGCACCCGCTGACTTGGCCGAAGCCAACGCACGCTGACGACCCTCGAACGATTTCGGAGGCTCTCTCGGACCTCCCGGCGGTCGACGCGGGCGAACAGACCGAACGGTACGATTCGGAACCGCTGTCGGCATTCGCGGAGTCGATGCGAGAAACCCCGGCGGGTGCCGACATCGAGGACGGACGGTTACACAACCACGAGGCACCGAACCACCGACAGACCACCGTCGACCGAGTGAAGAACACGGAGCCGGGCGAGCCGATGTACGATCGTTTCAGACAGCGGATCAGGCTCCATCCGGACCAGCCCGGGCCGACCATCATCGCCGGCGGCATTCGACCCCAGTTTCAGTACGGACATCCCGAGCAGAGCCGCGGCTTGACGGTCAGAGAACGCGCTCGGATACAGTCGTTCCCGGACCACTACGTGTTCGAGGGCGGCGTCGTTCAGGGACGCGTCCAGACGGGAATGGCGGTTCCGCCGCTGCTTGCACAGCGACTCGGAGAAGCTATCGCGACGAATTACAGAGCAAAGCCATTCCGCGAGAAGTTGCTCGAGTGGGGCGAGGAGAACCGTCGCGAGTTCCCTTGGCGGACCCCCGACTGTTCGCCGTACGAGGTGTTCGTCGCGCAGATGTTGCTCCAACGCGCGTTACCGGAGAACGCCGAGCCGGTGTATCGGGATTTCACCGACCGATATCCCGATTTTGGCACTCTCAAGGGAGCGAGCGAGGACGAACTGGCCGAGATTCTACGACCGCTCGAACCGAACGACGAGTACGCGAAGGCGTTCCGGAAGATTGCGAGCAAACTCGTGTTTTCTGGAATCCCGGACTCGGAGGAGAAATTGCTCGATCTTCCCCACGTGGAGCGTTACGTGGCGAACGCAACGCTGTGCTTCGGATTCGGTCGACGGAGACCTGTCGTAGACGAGAACGTCGCGCGACTCTACGCTCGTGTGTTCGATTTGAACGTCGAGGACGGACACCTCGACGACGAGTATCTCTGGGATTTCGCGGGGTCCCTCCTTCCAGAAGACGACTTCGAACGGTACAGTATGGCCCTGTTGGACCATGCGGCAGAGATCTGTACCGCCACGTCGCCCGACTGTGACCGTTGCCCGGTCAGCGACGAGTGCGACTGCTACGAGTAA
- a CDS encoding DUF7114 family protein, producing MDDAVRTRDAAREALSDIDPPQLLDALDARLADASMLPGALALVSARALDPGVDADALAERAAGVQLIYEGLRLTRDLARDEPWSDAEAERRNGANDLIAGIEADMEILAADVLVARGFFVLARTEAAARAVDTVRAFGRDQTLGRRSSSGAGDGEGGNDSDSETFDRKLEADVLSLAVLAGATAVEQAVPEALSTYAADLAAEYGTTFPPAPAALPESAAERLAAGGDDPVPSPTDS from the coding sequence ATGGACGACGCCGTGCGGACCCGCGATGCCGCGCGCGAAGCGCTCTCCGATATCGACCCTCCGCAGTTGTTAGACGCGCTAGATGCGCGCCTCGCTGACGCGTCGATGCTGCCGGGAGCGCTCGCGCTCGTGAGCGCGCGGGCGCTCGACCCCGGCGTGGACGCCGACGCGCTCGCCGAACGCGCCGCCGGAGTGCAACTCATCTACGAGGGGCTCCGCCTCACTCGCGATCTCGCCCGCGACGAGCCCTGGTCCGATGCGGAGGCGGAGCGCCGGAACGGCGCGAACGACCTCATCGCGGGTATCGAAGCGGATATGGAGATTCTCGCCGCCGACGTGCTCGTCGCGCGCGGCTTCTTCGTTCTCGCCCGAACCGAAGCCGCGGCGCGTGCGGTCGACACCGTCCGAGCGTTCGGTCGCGACCAGACGCTCGGCCGACGCTCGTCGTCGGGTGCTGGCGACGGCGAGGGCGGGAACGACTCCGACTCCGAGACGTTCGACCGGAAGCTGGAGGCGGACGTGCTCTCGCTGGCTGTTCTCGCGGGAGCGACGGCCGTCGAGCAGGCTGTGCCGGAGGCGCTGTCGACGTACGCCGCCGACCTCGCCGCCGAGTACGGAACGACGTTCCCGCCCGCACCGGCGGCGTTACCGGAGTCGGCGGCGGAACGATTGGCGGCCGGCGGCGACGATCCCGTGCCATCGCCTACCGATAGCTAA
- a CDS encoding enoyl-CoA hydratase/isomerase family protein: protein MVRFTDRERLRVVTLDRPDRRNALRPADLDALEAAVTGAAAADVPVVYLHGAGPAFCAGADLDVVASLAEPEAFARHGQRVADTIETADPVVVAGVDGAARGGGVELALACDLRIATPEATFAEPGVRFGLFGAWGGTVRLPRVMREGDALDFALSGRAIDAEEALRTGLVSRIEEDPMAVAERLAANEPDALEVVKARMRDQRKKEEQETAEADAFGELVRAHAVDIAVDRG, encoded by the coding sequence ATGGTTCGCTTCACCGATCGCGAGCGCCTCCGCGTGGTCACCCTCGACCGACCCGACCGTCGCAACGCGCTCCGCCCCGCCGACCTCGACGCGCTCGAAGCGGCCGTCACCGGTGCGGCCGCCGCCGACGTGCCGGTCGTCTACCTCCACGGTGCGGGACCGGCCTTTTGCGCCGGGGCGGATTTGGACGTGGTCGCCTCGCTTGCCGAACCCGAGGCGTTCGCCCGCCACGGCCAGCGCGTCGCCGACACCATCGAAACCGCCGACCCCGTCGTCGTTGCGGGTGTCGACGGTGCGGCCCGCGGCGGCGGTGTCGAACTCGCACTCGCCTGCGACCTTCGAATCGCAACGCCCGAAGCGACGTTTGCCGAACCCGGCGTCCGATTCGGACTGTTCGGCGCGTGGGGCGGGACGGTCCGCCTCCCGCGCGTCATGCGCGAGGGCGACGCGCTCGACTTCGCACTCTCCGGACGCGCAATCGACGCCGAGGAGGCGCTCCGGACGGGGCTGGTCTCGCGAATCGAGGAGGATCCGATGGCCGTCGCCGAGCGACTCGCGGCGAACGAACCGGACGCGCTGGAGGTGGTGAAAGCACGGATGCGCGACCAGCGGAAGAAAGAAGAACAAGAAACGGCAGAGGCCGATGCGTTCGGCGAACTCGTGCGGGCGCACGCCGTTGACATCGCGGTGGACAGGGGGTGA
- a CDS encoding NAD+ synthase, whose product MSSETPILDATAPLDLRLSDDELDATREHIVAFIRSVVDDAGAEGAVLGLSGGIDSTLTAHLAVEALGEEGLHGLVMPSSVNTEENMSDAERVAEMLEIPYDVVEIQPIAEQFFGAFPEAADDRMAAGNVYVRTRGVLGYFVANHKNRIVLGTGNRSEAMTGYFTKYGDQAVDCNPIGNLYKQQVRQLAAHVGVPEDLVMKTPSAEMWLDQTDEEEMGITYDTLDAILALHVDGPLSTAATARHLGVSESQIETVEELVARSAHKRSMPPAPEALGL is encoded by the coding sequence ATGAGTAGCGAGACGCCGATTCTCGACGCCACTGCACCGCTGGACCTCCGCCTCTCCGACGACGAACTCGACGCGACGCGCGAGCACATCGTCGCGTTCATCCGGAGTGTCGTCGACGACGCCGGGGCAGAAGGGGCCGTACTGGGCCTCTCGGGGGGTATCGACAGCACGCTGACCGCCCACCTCGCCGTCGAAGCGCTCGGCGAAGAGGGACTTCACGGCCTCGTGATGCCGAGTTCGGTCAACACCGAGGAGAACATGAGCGACGCCGAACGCGTCGCGGAGATGCTCGAAATTCCGTACGACGTCGTCGAGATTCAGCCCATCGCGGAGCAGTTCTTCGGCGCCTTCCCCGAGGCGGCCGACGACCGGATGGCCGCCGGGAACGTCTACGTGCGCACCCGCGGCGTGCTGGGGTACTTCGTCGCCAACCACAAGAACCGCATCGTTCTCGGAACGGGCAACCGGAGCGAGGCGATGACCGGCTACTTCACGAAGTACGGCGACCAGGCCGTCGACTGCAACCCCATCGGCAATCTGTACAAACAGCAGGTTCGCCAACTCGCCGCCCACGTCGGCGTCCCCGAGGACCTCGTGATGAAGACGCCCTCCGCCGAGATGTGGCTCGACCAGACCGACGAGGAGGAGATGGGCATCACCTACGACACGCTCGACGCGATTCTCGCGCTGCACGTCGACGGCCCGCTGTCGACGGCGGCGACGGCGCGGCATCTGGGCGTGAGCGAGTCACAGATAGAGACCGTCGAGGAACTGGTCGCCCGGAGCGCGCACAAGCGGTCGATGCCGCCCGCGCCCGAGGCGTTGGGTCTCTGA
- a CDS encoding CNNM domain-containing protein: protein MESSTVAVLGVAATGILLVCSAFFSSSETAIFSLSTEWIERQSTTGDRRAELLQQLRDDPHRLLVTLLVGNNVVNIAISSIVTVLIASYLPPGVAVAATTVLTSCLVLIFGEIVPKAYGLGNAENWSLRVASPIRLVERTLSPVITVFDAITRRMSALITVDPDIEKPYTK from the coding sequence ATGGAGAGTTCGACCGTGGCAGTTCTCGGGGTCGCAGCGACGGGTATCCTGCTCGTGTGCAGCGCGTTCTTTTCGAGTTCGGAGACGGCCATCTTCTCGCTGTCGACGGAGTGGATAGAGCGGCAGTCGACGACGGGAGACCGCCGCGCGGAGCTCCTCCAGCAGTTGCGCGACGACCCGCACCGGCTGCTGGTGACGCTGCTGGTCGGAAACAACGTCGTGAACATCGCGATTTCGAGTATCGTGACCGTCCTCATCGCCAGCTACCTTCCGCCCGGAGTTGCAGTCGCGGCGACGACGGTGCTCACGAGCTGTCTCGTCTTAATATTCGGCGAGATCGTCCCGAAGGCCTACGGCCTCGGCAACGCGGAGAACTGGTCGCTACGCGTCGCGTCTCCCATTCGACTCGTCGAGCGGACGCTCTCGCCCGTCATCACGGTGTTCGACGCGATAACCCGACGGATGAGCGCGCTCATCACCGTCGACCCCGATATCGAGAAACCGTACACGAAGTGA
- a CDS encoding LURP-one-related/scramblase family protein codes for MVEPSKFESGTYDISTVDLDDDRYEVKQSAIRNKYAVRDNAGNVVLRGKQKMFKLKEEFPFVTGDGEDAFTVKAGGIMDVAGNYAIRDAGTGEEVVVLDEDFSLFVENWTVRDPETGEPLATIQSKNKVLSALRHLISVANFVPNKYEIFDADGNHVGDIEGQFSLRDTYTVSIDDASNVPKEAVIAAACILDALENQ; via the coding sequence ATGGTCGAGCCCTCCAAATTCGAGTCGGGGACCTACGACATCTCCACGGTCGATCTCGACGACGACCGTTACGAGGTCAAACAGTCCGCGATCCGGAACAAGTACGCCGTCCGCGACAACGCTGGCAACGTCGTCCTGCGCGGGAAGCAGAAGATGTTCAAGCTGAAAGAGGAGTTCCCGTTCGTAACTGGCGACGGCGAGGACGCATTCACCGTGAAGGCTGGCGGCATTATGGACGTCGCAGGGAACTACGCCATCAGAGATGCGGGCACCGGCGAAGAGGTCGTCGTCCTCGACGAGGACTTCTCGCTGTTCGTGGAGAACTGGACGGTTCGAGACCCCGAGACGGGAGAGCCGCTAGCGACCATTCAATCTAAAAACAAGGTCCTCTCGGCACTCCGACACCTCATCTCCGTGGCGAACTTCGTTCCGAACAAGTACGAGATATTCGACGCCGACGGAAACCACGTCGGCGACATCGAGGGGCAGTTCTCGCTGCGGGACACCTACACGGTCAGCATCGACGACGCCAGCAACGTCCCGAAAGAGGCGGTGATCGCCGCCGCGTGTATCCTTGACGCCCTCGAAAACCAGTAA
- a CDS encoding DUF7577 domain-containing protein: MRALWGWILVYVLGLVVLQLLVYRYLGGDDGAFAEADSAVARHGGSGDESAEREMAHDRTAAAKLSPAMSAATMEAFPESATERICPHCGVENETDTTFTFCRNCAQRLG; the protein is encoded by the coding sequence ATGCGCGCACTGTGGGGATGGATACTGGTCTACGTGCTCGGGTTGGTCGTCCTCCAACTGCTCGTCTACCGCTACCTCGGCGGCGACGACGGCGCGTTCGCCGAGGCCGACAGCGCAGTCGCGCGGCACGGCGGGAGCGGCGACGAATCCGCAGAGCGCGAGATGGCTCACGACCGAACCGCGGCCGCGAAACTGAGTCCGGCGATGTCGGCGGCGACGATGGAGGCGTTCCCGGAGTCGGCGACAGAGCGCATCTGTCCGCACTGCGGCGTCGAGAACGAAACGGACACGACGTTCACGTTCTGCCGTAACTGCGCCCAGCGGCTGGGATGA
- a CDS encoding PQQ-dependent sugar dehydrogenase, translated as MDRRTYLGLVGVAAVSGCLDAPTASDPSGNDTSTDEETTSPPPQSIQHESVVTGLEIPWGAAWRDGDLYLTERLGRIVRIPDGEGDPEELLTVEDVVQDGEGGLLGLVFHPEESAAYTYQTYSGGEYEFTNRIVRHDLENGWEWEPILDGIPGDVIHDGGRLAVYEDSLLATVGDANGRDRAQDTDSLNGKVLRLTFDGEPHPDNPFDNEVFTYGHRNPQGLAFRDGEIFSTEHGPDENDEVNVLEAGNNYGWPEVGGTESTDEYTGAITEYTPTIAPASATFYDGPYREWQGEFFFGTLAGEHLRRLRIDGTEIVEDEPLYEGEFGRLRTVFTGPNDHLYAVTSNLDGRGEPRDGDDRVIRFFPETEE; from the coding sequence ATGGACCGACGGACCTATCTCGGCCTCGTCGGCGTCGCTGCCGTCAGCGGTTGCCTCGACGCCCCCACCGCCTCCGACCCGTCCGGGAACGACACCTCCACCGACGAGGAGACGACGTCGCCGCCGCCGCAGAGCATCCAGCACGAGTCGGTCGTCACGGGACTCGAAATCCCGTGGGGGGCGGCGTGGCGCGACGGCGACCTCTATCTCACCGAGCGCCTCGGACGCATCGTCCGCATCCCCGACGGGGAGGGCGACCCCGAGGAGTTGCTCACTGTCGAGGACGTCGTCCAGGACGGCGAGGGCGGACTGCTGGGGCTGGTCTTTCACCCCGAGGAGTCGGCGGCGTACACGTACCAGACGTACTCGGGCGGCGAGTACGAGTTCACGAACCGCATCGTCCGCCACGACCTCGAAAACGGCTGGGAGTGGGAGCCGATACTCGACGGAATCCCCGGCGACGTCATCCACGACGGCGGTCGCCTCGCCGTCTACGAGGATAGCCTCCTGGCCACCGTCGGCGACGCGAACGGACGCGACCGCGCCCAGGACACCGACTCGCTCAACGGGAAGGTGCTTCGGCTGACGTTCGACGGCGAACCGCATCCCGACAACCCCTTCGACAACGAGGTGTTCACCTACGGCCACCGAAATCCGCAGGGGCTCGCCTTCCGCGACGGAGAGATCTTCTCGACGGAACACGGCCCCGACGAGAACGACGAGGTGAACGTCCTCGAAGCCGGCAACAACTACGGCTGGCCGGAGGTCGGCGGTACCGAGAGCACCGACGAGTACACGGGCGCGATCACCGAGTACACGCCGACCATCGCCCCCGCGAGCGCGACGTTCTACGACGGCCCGTACCGCGAGTGGCAGGGTGAGTTCTTCTTCGGAACGCTCGCGGGCGAACACCTCCGCCGCCTCCGCATCGACGGTACGGAGATCGTCGAGGACGAACCGCTGTACGAGGGTGAGTTCGGTCGCCTCCGGACGGTGTTCACGGGGCCGAACGACCACCTCTACGCCGTGACGAGCAACCTCGACGGACGCGGCGAACCGCGCGACGGCGACGATAGGGTGATTCGGTTCTTCCCAGAGACGGAGGAGTAG
- a CDS encoding acyltransferase — MTKRHISLPLAAEDGVRAFIDEVDERLSGEEDTCDVVQDVLIDLYGDREAYERWQAGEGVSNAERVRLQGYDPCNSTLESEYYAEKDEEKFKRSKHLQWLWRQFDATPMADNVEFALRFRQMLANHLFEEAGENLRLFKGITMTYGHNIRVGDNTVIHDDVHLDDRGRLTIGNRVSISDGVHLYSHDHDIVDQTAVKNFHTVVEDDARVTYDAMVRAGCKIGENSVVGARSVVQGDVPAHHVAVGTPAESVKIKPGWEDEAEPLEAGGENQQAEREIPYDLPEGVDVFDEFGRDLGSPN, encoded by the coding sequence ATGACAAAGCGTCACATCTCGCTCCCCCTCGCGGCCGAGGACGGAGTTCGAGCCTTCATCGACGAGGTTGACGAACGACTCTCCGGCGAGGAGGACACCTGTGACGTGGTCCAGGACGTGCTTATCGACCTCTACGGCGACCGCGAGGCGTACGAGCGCTGGCAGGCGGGCGAGGGCGTATCGAACGCAGAGCGCGTCCGCCTCCAGGGGTACGACCCCTGCAACTCGACCCTCGAATCGGAGTACTACGCCGAGAAGGACGAGGAGAAGTTCAAGCGCTCGAAACACCTCCAGTGGCTGTGGCGGCAGTTCGACGCGACGCCGATGGCCGACAACGTGGAGTTCGCGCTGCGATTCCGCCAGATGCTCGCCAACCACCTGTTCGAGGAGGCCGGCGAGAACCTCCGCCTGTTCAAGGGCATCACGATGACGTACGGCCACAACATCCGCGTCGGCGACAACACGGTCATCCACGACGACGTCCACCTCGACGACCGAGGTCGGTTGACCATCGGCAATCGCGTCTCCATCTCCGACGGCGTCCACCTCTACAGCCACGACCACGACATCGTCGACCAAACCGCAGTAAAGAACTTCCACACCGTCGTCGAGGACGACGCCCGCGTCACCTACGACGCGATGGTTCGGGCGGGGTGCAAAATCGGCGAGAACAGCGTCGTCGGCGCGCGCTCGGTCGTGCAGGGCGACGTCCCCGCCCACCACGTCGCCGTCGGCACACCCGCGGAAAGCGTGAAAATCAAGCCCGGATGGGAGGACGAAGCCGAACCGCTGGAGGCGGGCGGCGAGAACCAGCAGGCCGAGCGCGAGATACCGTACGACCTCCCCGAAGGCGTCGACGTGTTCGACGAGTTCGGTCGCGACCTTGGATCGCCGAACTAA
- a CDS encoding glycoside hydrolase family 68 protein, protein MNERTREFEAKNGPPAWTREHAAAIERTDDTVAPIIYPPEAPVDSDLHIWDTWFLRERDGSIADIDGYRIVFALSSSSELLPGKRHDVATIRYFYSRDGENWKTGGSIFDVDEKGPLGSRQWAGSALYDQGTIYAYYTASGARGEEALTYTQRLAVGHGGTVETDEDGLRIEGPWTHEVLLEPDGEFYETESQSRGMIYTFRDPWFFEDEGTTYLLFEANTPVPEGSDACGGDAAQQEFNGSVGIAESPTGNPTEFELRPPLLDAVCVNQELERPHVVRRDGCYYLFISSHDHTFTPGLDGYDALYGFVADSLRGEYEPLNASGLVLTNPSNAPFQAYSWLAYDHGDELLVTSFFNYFEFDRPSLDEVAVLPEAEQLRRFGGTLAPTVRIRLDGNRTKVVGTLGHGHLPLPDEELPESWWERCEKLPDEGEY, encoded by the coding sequence ATGAACGAACGCACGCGCGAATTCGAGGCGAAGAACGGCCCTCCCGCGTGGACCCGCGAGCACGCCGCCGCAATCGAACGCACCGACGATACTGTCGCCCCGATCATCTACCCGCCGGAGGCACCGGTCGACTCGGACCTCCACATCTGGGACACGTGGTTCCTCCGCGAGCGCGACGGCTCTATCGCCGACATCGACGGCTACCGCATCGTCTTCGCACTCTCCTCCTCGTCGGAACTGCTGCCCGGCAAACGCCACGACGTAGCCACTATCAGGTACTTCTACTCCCGCGACGGGGAGAACTGGAAAACTGGTGGATCGATCTTCGACGTCGACGAGAAGGGACCGCTCGGGTCGCGGCAGTGGGCCGGAAGCGCGCTGTACGACCAAGGAACCATCTACGCCTACTACACCGCCTCGGGCGCCCGAGGCGAAGAAGCACTCACCTACACCCAGCGTCTCGCCGTCGGGCACGGCGGCACCGTCGAAACCGACGAGGACGGGCTTCGAATCGAGGGGCCGTGGACCCACGAGGTTCTGCTCGAACCCGACGGGGAGTTCTACGAGACGGAGAGCCAGTCCAGAGGGATGATTTACACCTTCCGGGACCCGTGGTTCTTCGAGGACGAGGGCACCACCTATCTCCTGTTCGAGGCGAACACGCCCGTCCCCGAGGGGTCCGACGCCTGCGGCGGCGACGCGGCCCAACAGGAATTCAACGGCAGCGTCGGCATCGCCGAGTCGCCGACGGGCAACCCGACGGAGTTCGAGCTCAGGCCGCCCTTACTGGACGCCGTCTGCGTCAACCAGGAACTCGAACGGCCGCACGTCGTCCGCCGTGACGGGTGCTACTACCTCTTCATCTCCAGTCACGACCACACGTTCACGCCAGGTCTCGACGGGTACGACGCGCTGTACGGCTTCGTCGCCGACTCGCTGCGCGGCGAGTACGAACCGCTCAACGCCTCCGGTCTGGTGCTGACCAACCCGTCGAACGCGCCGTTCCAGGCGTACTCGTGGCTCGCGTACGACCACGGCGACGAACTGCTCGTCACCTCCTTTTTCAACTACTTCGAGTTCGACCGGCCGAGTCTCGACGAAGTCGCGGTGCTGCCCGAGGCCGAACAACTGCGTCGCTTCGGCGGGACGCTCGCGCCGACGGTCCGAATCCGTCTCGACGGCAATCGGACCAAAGTGGTGGGCACACTCGGCCACGGCCACCTCCCGCTGCCGGACGAAGAACTGCCGGAGTCGTGGTGGGAGCGCTGCGAGAAACTACCGGACGAAGGCGAGTACTGA
- a CDS encoding DUF1059 domain-containing protein, whose product MVKEVSCIHAGFEDCEFLVRSENEVELVAFVQRHAEETHGVTVSREHVERISRDV is encoded by the coding sequence ATGGTCAAAGAAGTGAGCTGTATACACGCCGGGTTCGAAGATTGCGAGTTCCTCGTCCGCTCGGAAAACGAGGTGGAACTGGTCGCGTTCGTCCAGCGACACGCCGAGGAGACGCACGGCGTGACTGTGTCGCGAGAACACGTCGAGCGGATATCGAGAGACGTGTAG
- a CDS encoding helix-turn-helix transcriptional regulator, with translation MTAETLSDPDGFLELVRRAPMMEALCDGAADRRTLEAELDISRATSHRFTRWFGDRGLVERVDGEFRLTATGRAVAEALARFKSEVTVALLLAPVLDAVDGGDGPIPPIPLSAFVDATVTTPGDGDPHGPMNRYVSLVRESETLRGFDTWAIAPTYMGEIQERILEGMETTLVDPVAVVEDVMENYPERCVAVCVSGHLTIRLHDSLPFGLAVFDDRIGVAVRDPETNALTAFVDTDSPAAREWAEATYETYESESVRLETFTKSGIRDALTNQ, from the coding sequence ATGACCGCCGAGACGCTGTCGGACCCCGACGGGTTCCTCGAACTCGTCAGACGCGCGCCCATGATGGAGGCCCTGTGCGACGGGGCGGCGGACAGACGAACGCTGGAGGCGGAGTTGGATATCTCGCGGGCGACCAGCCATCGGTTCACGCGGTGGTTCGGGGACCGAGGGTTGGTCGAGCGAGTCGACGGCGAGTTCCGCCTCACGGCGACCGGGCGTGCGGTAGCGGAGGCGCTCGCGAGGTTCAAATCGGAAGTGACCGTCGCGCTGTTGCTCGCGCCCGTGCTCGACGCGGTTGACGGGGGTGACGGCCCCATACCGCCGATTCCGCTCTCGGCGTTCGTCGACGCGACGGTGACGACGCCCGGCGACGGCGACCCGCACGGGCCGATGAACCGGTACGTCTCGCTCGTTCGAGAGAGCGAGACGCTCCGCGGATTCGACACGTGGGCCATCGCACCGACCTACATGGGGGAGATTCAGGAGCGGATTCTCGAGGGCATGGAGACGACGCTCGTCGACCCGGTGGCCGTCGTCGAGGACGTGATGGAGAACTACCCGGAACGGTGCGTGGCGGTGTGCGTGAGCGGACATCTCACGATTCGACTGCACGACTCGCTGCCGTTTGGACTGGCCGTCTTCGACGACCGAATCGGCGTCGCCGTCCGCGACCCGGAGACGAACGCGCTGACGGCGTTCGTCGACACCGACTCCCCGGCCGCTCGCGAGTGGGCGGAGGCGACCTACGAGACGTACGAGTCCGAGTCCGTCCGTCTCGAAACGTTCACGAAGAGCGGGATTCGGGATGCGCTGACGAACCAGTAA
- a CDS encoding OsmC family protein, producing the protein MAVESEQEGTVTQGVDVEKLKAFLEFAEANPEDVQFDLEATGVYEGRAIHTKATTGPYTLGGQRIDRTAREYVHHLGGHREVEDAVGFVDPTDRQEVIELALAALSGCINAAVSMSAIAAGIELDTLETSVRIAWDPFVFLHLEEITTEDGDPVDMFGDLEVDIEVDGDGLGEDERSYIEESVGRSAVYNLVTLPHRCRPSVRRR; encoded by the coding sequence ATGGCAGTAGAATCCGAACAGGAAGGAACCGTAACACAGGGCGTCGACGTGGAGAAACTGAAGGCGTTCTTGGAGTTCGCCGAGGCCAACCCCGAGGACGTGCAGTTCGACCTCGAAGCGACGGGCGTCTACGAAGGTCGGGCGATTCACACGAAGGCGACGACCGGGCCGTACACGCTGGGCGGTCAGCGAATCGACCGCACCGCTCGCGAGTACGTCCACCATCTCGGCGGGCACAGAGAGGTCGAAGACGCCGTCGGATTCGTCGACCCGACCGACCGCCAGGAGGTCATCGAACTCGCGCTCGCCGCGCTCTCGGGGTGCATCAACGCCGCCGTCAGCATGAGCGCAATCGCGGCGGGCATCGAACTCGACACGCTCGAAACCAGCGTCCGCATCGCCTGGGATCCGTTCGTCTTCCTCCATCTCGAAGAGATTACGACCGAAGACGGCGACCCCGTCGACATGTTCGGCGACCTCGAAGTCGACATCGAGGTCGACGGAGACGGCCTCGGCGAAGACGAACGCAGCTACATCGAGGAGTCGGTGGGGCGTTCGGCGGTGTACAACCTCGTGACGCTGCCGCACCGCTGCCGACCGTCGGTTCGCCGTCGGTGA